A genomic segment from Ruegeria sp. TM1040 encodes:
- a CDS encoding (2Fe-2S)-binding protein, whose product MIICHCTAISDHDIHAAIDWMRASDPQTIITPGKIYRALGKQAECGGCMPLFLDTMRANAKVVVPAQLQNLRTAISPESNYEGRPQSHRISQQGT is encoded by the coding sequence ATGATCATCTGCCACTGCACCGCCATTTCGGATCACGACATTCATGCAGCGATTGACTGGATGCGTGCCTCTGACCCACAAACCATTATCACTCCTGGGAAAATCTACCGCGCCTTGGGCAAGCAGGCGGAATGCGGAGGCTGCATGCCGCTCTTTCTGGACACGATGCGCGCCAACGCTAAGGTGGTTGTACCTGCACAGTTGCAGAACTTGCGTACAGCCATTTCTCCGGAGAGCAATTATGAAGGGCGACCCCAAAGTCATCGAATATCTCAACAAGGCACTTAG
- the bfr gene encoding bacterioferritin yields MKGDPKVIEYLNKALRSELTAVSQYWLHYRLQADWGLGHMAKKSREESIEEMNHADKLIDRIIFLEGHPNLQTLDPLRIGQSPKETLECDLAAEQEARALYKEAAEYCRTHGDFVSEELFKELLADEEGHIDFLETQLELHDRVGAENYAQLNASKMDEAE; encoded by the coding sequence ATGAAGGGCGACCCCAAAGTCATCGAATATCTCAACAAGGCACTTAGGAGCGAGCTGACTGCTGTCAGCCAGTACTGGCTGCACTACCGGCTCCAGGCGGACTGGGGCCTTGGGCACATGGCCAAGAAGAGCCGCGAGGAAAGCATCGAAGAGATGAACCACGCGGACAAGCTGATCGACCGGATCATCTTTCTCGAAGGTCATCCCAACCTGCAGACACTCGACCCGCTGCGCATCGGCCAATCCCCCAAGGAAACATTAGAATGCGATCTGGCCGCCGAACAAGAAGCCCGCGCGCTTTATAAAGAAGCGGCAGAATACTGTAGGACCCATGGTGATTTCGTGTCTGAGGAGCTGTTCAAAGAGCTACTCGCAGACGAGGAAGGCCATATTGATTTCCTGGAGACCCAGCTTGAATTGCACGACCGCGTTGGCGCCGAAAACTACGCGCAGCTCAACGCCTCCAAGATGGACGAAGCCGAGTAA
- a CDS encoding di-heme oxidoredictase family protein translates to MLAAPLHATDRPAPAAPGLAEPHLSILPRTTHETRRVERVTAPTEDFAAPEAFEENSAGTATLPHTDDRDAFSQPPANLTFEQGLEFHLGEALFDKLWVFSPASTLASDGLGPVYNARACQRCHIRDGRGHLPEGPDYRSASTFLRISIPGPVPPHLRAIPDYIGMVPEPTYGWQLQDFSAPGVDPEYRLSVTFTEEEIALNGGEVAHLRKPQFEASALKYGPLDSEAMLSPRVAPPMIGLGLLEAIPAADILALADPDDLDGDGISGRANLVWSKEFDQVMLGRFGLKAGTATIHEQSAAAFSGDIGISTPLFPQPYGDCTAQQVDCRAAPHGDEDLRGTEIDQPNMDLVTFYSRNIAVPARRNLDAPEVLRGKSVFYEIGCTSCHTPKFVTHRLIDRPEQSFQLIWPYSDLLLHDMGEGLADNRPEARATGREWRTAPLWGIGLTQQVSARATFLHDGRARTLLEAILWHGGEAQAARDRVVALPPADRAALISFLESL, encoded by the coding sequence GTGCTGGCCGCACCGCTTCATGCGACGGACCGCCCTGCCCCCGCGGCGCCTGGTTTGGCAGAGCCGCATCTGTCGATCTTGCCCCGAACCACACATGAAACCCGTCGGGTGGAACGCGTCACCGCGCCCACTGAGGACTTTGCTGCACCCGAAGCGTTCGAGGAAAACTCTGCCGGAACTGCGACCCTGCCGCACACAGATGATCGCGATGCCTTCAGCCAGCCGCCCGCAAACCTCACCTTTGAGCAAGGGTTGGAGTTTCATCTCGGGGAAGCGCTGTTTGACAAACTATGGGTGTTTTCTCCGGCCTCGACGCTGGCGTCAGATGGGCTCGGCCCCGTCTACAATGCCCGCGCCTGCCAGCGATGTCATATCCGCGACGGTCGTGGTCATTTGCCAGAGGGGCCGGACTATCGCTCTGCCTCGACGTTTTTGCGCATATCGATCCCGGGCCCGGTGCCACCGCACCTGCGCGCCATTCCAGACTATATCGGCATGGTGCCAGAGCCGACCTATGGCTGGCAGTTGCAGGATTTTTCTGCCCCCGGCGTAGATCCCGAATACCGCCTGTCCGTCACCTTTACCGAGGAAGAAATTGCCCTGAATGGCGGCGAGGTCGCGCATCTGCGCAAACCCCAATTCGAGGCGTCTGCGCTCAAATACGGCCCGCTTGATTCAGAGGCTATGCTGTCACCGCGCGTCGCTCCACCGATGATCGGGCTCGGCCTTCTGGAGGCCATCCCGGCCGCCGACATCCTCGCGCTGGCCGACCCGGACGACCTGGACGGCGATGGCATCTCGGGGCGCGCCAACCTCGTATGGTCGAAGGAATTCGACCAGGTCATGCTTGGTCGGTTTGGCCTCAAAGCCGGGACCGCCACCATTCACGAACAATCCGCGGCGGCCTTCTCTGGCGATATCGGCATCTCGACCCCTTTGTTTCCCCAGCCCTACGGGGACTGCACCGCTCAGCAGGTTGATTGCCGCGCTGCCCCTCATGGCGATGAAGACTTGCGGGGCACTGAAATCGACCAGCCCAATATGGATCTCGTGACCTTTTACAGCCGCAATATCGCAGTACCGGCCCGCCGCAACTTGGATGCGCCAGAGGTGTTGCGCGGTAAATCCGTATTCTACGAGATCGGCTGCACCAGCTGCCACACCCCGAAGTTTGTCACCCACCGCCTGATAGACCGCCCCGAGCAGAGCTTTCAGCTCATCTGGCCCTACTCTGACCTGCTGCTTCACGATATGGGTGAGGGGCTGGCCGACAACCGCCCCGAAGCGCGCGCCACGGGGCGCGAGTGGCGCACCGCCCCGCTCTGGGGGATCGGGCTGACGCAACAGGTCTCTGCTCGCGCCACGTTCCTGCATGATGGCCGCGCCCGCACCCTTCTTGAGGCGATCCTCTGGCACGGCGGCGAAGCACAAGCCGCCCGCGACCGGGTGGTGGCCCTGCCCCCTGCCGACCGCGCGGCGCTTATTTCATTCCTGGAGTCCCTTTGA
- a CDS encoding imelysin family protein translates to MPLLYRLTATACTVACTVLALSSAARADALAEAVIDQHILPTYAQLASESAEFATLAQSDCAPTSEAVRNAWGAAFDAWVAASHLRFGPSEVDNRAFAIAFWPDSRSKTPKALRSLLTNRSPVVDTPEDFATASVAVRGFYALEYLFFDPAYADLGDPDYACAFVQAVARDLARNSAAILDDWEQDYADQLRTPAARYRSETEAHQELFKALTTGLEILADMRIGRPLGTFDAPKPNRAEARRSGRSLRHIEIQLQSLRELALLLSANDGALTEHLTQVFDKADRHADQLSDDPSLAGITDPQKRFLLETLQQDVFEIKEIALRDLGPKLGVEAGFNALDGD, encoded by the coding sequence ATGCCCCTCTTATACCGCCTCACCGCCACCGCCTGCACCGTTGCCTGCACCGTCTTGGCACTTTCGAGCGCCGCCCGCGCGGACGCACTTGCAGAGGCGGTGATCGATCAGCATATCCTGCCGACCTACGCCCAGCTCGCGTCCGAGAGCGCCGAGTTTGCAACCCTCGCCCAGAGCGACTGCGCCCCCACCTCAGAGGCTGTGCGCAATGCCTGGGGAGCGGCCTTTGACGCCTGGGTCGCTGCGAGTCATCTGCGCTTTGGCCCCTCAGAGGTGGACAATCGGGCCTTTGCCATCGCCTTTTGGCCCGACAGCCGCTCCAAGACCCCCAAAGCGCTGCGCAGTCTGTTGACCAACCGCAGCCCGGTGGTGGACACGCCCGAGGATTTTGCCACCGCTTCGGTCGCTGTGCGCGGGTTCTACGCGCTCGAATACCTCTTTTTTGATCCGGCTTACGCGGATCTCGGCGATCCGGACTATGCCTGCGCATTTGTTCAAGCGGTTGCACGGGACCTTGCGCGAAACAGCGCCGCTATTCTGGATGACTGGGAGCAGGACTACGCCGATCAATTGCGCACCCCGGCAGCGCGCTACCGCAGCGAGACCGAAGCGCATCAGGAGCTGTTCAAGGCGCTGACCACCGGGCTTGAGATCCTCGCCGACATGCGGATCGGGCGCCCGCTTGGTACTTTTGATGCGCCAAAGCCGAACCGCGCCGAGGCCCGTCGCTCTGGCCGCTCCCTGCGCCATATCGAGATCCAACTCCAGAGCCTGCGGGAACTGGCCCTGCTCTTGTCGGCCAATGACGGGGCACTGACCGAGCATCTGACCCAGGTGTTTGACAAGGCCGACCGCCACGCAGACCAGCTCTCGGACGATCCAAGCCTTGCGGGCATCACAGATCCGCAAAAGCGCTTTCTGCTGGAGACACTGCAACAGGACGTCTTTGAGATCAAAGAAATCGCCCTGCGTGATCTCGGCCCCAAACTGGGTGTCGAGGCCGGCTTCAACGCGCTGGATGGCGACTGA
- a CDS encoding DUF1513 domain-containing protein, translated as MPSRRGFLAGLLASSVTPTATWADVGAPAYLSAGKDALGLFVMAGLSAAGEVLFRHPLPDRGHAASAHPTRPEAVAFARRPGRFADVIDCRSGAQLARLEPPEGHHFYGHGVFSPEGEVLYTTENDYARGAGVIGVWNAGDYHRIGQFSSGGIGPHEMLLRRDAPGLVVANGGIETHPESGRAKLNIPFMRPNLSYLRLSGEIQHQMELPADLHKNSIRHIAVRSDGAVGFAMQWQGDLGADVPIVGLHQPGSAPRLMAEDDPRLRNLNGYGGSIAFSGDETAIAVTSPRGGVVQVMDCTSGALQAEHALSDVCGLAPLKDGFLVSTGTGIMAQIGTEVTTLTQAPLAWDNHLIALSSAASAPRQP; from the coding sequence ATGCCCTCTCGACGCGGCTTTCTTGCAGGTCTGTTGGCCAGCAGCGTGACGCCAACCGCCACATGGGCCGATGTCGGCGCGCCGGCCTATCTCTCTGCGGGCAAGGACGCGCTGGGGCTGTTTGTGATGGCCGGGCTTTCGGCGGCGGGCGAGGTGCTGTTTCGCCACCCGCTGCCCGATCGCGGCCATGCGGCCAGCGCTCACCCCACACGCCCCGAAGCGGTGGCCTTTGCCCGCCGCCCCGGGCGCTTTGCCGATGTGATCGACTGCCGTAGCGGCGCGCAGCTGGCTCGCCTTGAGCCCCCCGAGGGGCATCATTTTTATGGGCACGGCGTGTTCTCGCCCGAAGGGGAGGTGCTTTACACCACCGAGAACGACTATGCGCGCGGTGCGGGCGTGATCGGTGTCTGGAACGCAGGCGACTACCACCGCATTGGCCAGTTTTCCTCGGGAGGCATCGGCCCGCACGAGATGCTCTTGCGCCGCGACGCCCCCGGTCTTGTGGTGGCCAATGGGGGCATCGAAACCCACCCCGAGAGCGGCCGCGCCAAACTCAACATCCCCTTCATGCGCCCCAATCTCAGCTATCTGAGGCTTTCGGGCGAAATACAGCACCAAATGGAACTGCCCGCCGATCTGCACAAGAACTCGATCCGTCACATCGCGGTGCGCAGCGATGGCGCGGTGGGCTTTGCGATGCAATGGCAGGGAGATCTGGGCGCTGATGTGCCCATTGTCGGCCTGCATCAACCCGGCAGCGCACCGCGCTTGATGGCTGAGGATGACCCGCGCCTGCGCAACCTCAATGGCTATGGTGGCTCGATTGCGTTCTCAGGAGATGAGACCGCAATCGCTGTGACCTCGCCGCGCGGCGGTGTGGTGCAGGTGATGGACTGCACGAGCGGTGCCTTGCAGGCGGAACATGCCCTCTCGGATGTCTGCGGTTTGGCGCCCCTGAAAGACGGTTTTCTGGTGAGCACCGGAACCGGGATCATGGCTCAGATCGGCACAGAGGTAACGACGCTCACGCAGGCGCCCCTGGCTTGGGACAACCACCTCATCGCCCTTTCCTCGGCGGCATCGGCACCACGCCAGCCCTAA
- a CDS encoding DeoR/GlpR family DNA-binding transcription regulator, translated as MDANDRQNEILSLLTQQDRVEVEDLAQRFGVSLQTVRTDLRDLSARGQLSRVHGGAMRISSASNRGYAERRSLNATGKRAMAALAAEVIPENCSIALNIGTSTEQVARALSGHKGLTVLSNNINIINMMMEMETRDLILVGGSIRQSDGAIVGEEAVEFINRYKVDYAVIGASAMDADGAILDHDAREVSVARAILKNARTRILMCDGSKFDRSAPVRICALAELDLVITDRPVPAEFAEAAEAAGTRILIADGGAENESSAND; from the coding sequence ATGGACGCCAACGACCGCCAAAACGAAATCCTTTCCTTGCTGACCCAGCAGGATCGCGTCGAGGTCGAAGACCTCGCGCAGCGCTTTGGCGTATCCTTGCAGACGGTGCGAACAGACTTGCGTGACCTCTCTGCCCGAGGGCAGCTCAGCCGCGTGCATGGCGGCGCGATGCGCATCAGCTCGGCGTCAAATCGCGGCTATGCCGAACGGCGCAGCCTCAACGCGACCGGCAAGCGCGCGATGGCAGCTCTGGCGGCTGAGGTGATCCCGGAAAACTGCTCCATCGCGCTCAATATCGGCACCTCCACCGAACAGGTCGCGCGTGCACTCTCTGGCCACAAGGGCCTCACGGTGCTCTCAAACAACATCAACATTATCAATATGATGATGGAAATGGAGACGCGTGACCTGATCCTTGTTGGCGGCTCCATCCGGCAAAGCGACGGCGCCATCGTCGGCGAAGAGGCCGTCGAGTTCATCAATCGATACAAGGTCGATTACGCCGTGATCGGCGCCTCTGCCATGGACGCCGACGGTGCCATCCTCGACCACGACGCGCGCGAAGTATCCGTCGCCCGCGCGATCCTCAAAAACGCCCGCACGCGCATCCTGATGTGCGACGGCAGCAAATTCGACCGCTCTGCCCCAGTGCGCATCTGCGCGCTGGCCGAGCTGGACCTTGTCATCACCGACCGCCCCGTTCCCGCGGAATTTGCCGAGGCCGCAGAGGCCGCTGGCACACGAATCCTCATCGCAGACGGCGGCGCAGAAAACGAAAGCAGCGCAAATGACTGA
- the glpD gene encoding glycerol-3-phosphate dehydrogenase, whose translation MTDSSQSTEITDLFIIGGGINGCGIARDAAGRGLSVTLAEKNDLASATSSASTKLFHGGLRYLEYFEFRLVQEALIEREVLLRAMPHISWPMRFVLPFHKDMRFDNTTPTSKLLTTFMPWMKGRRPAWLIRLGLFMYDTLGKRGILPGTTTVDLTRDEAGKPLQSKFKKAFEYSDCWVEDARLVVLNARDAESRGTEILTRTEVINATRHADHWEIRLRDLATGEEETRRAKMLVNAGGPWVADVLRQKLGQNSRENVRLVRGSHIVVPKLYDHGRCYFFQGQDGRIIFAIPYEEDFTLIGTTDADHPDPETKPVCTEEEQDYLVRFASNYFERPVTREQIVWTYSGVRPLYDDGASSASAATREYVLTLDTAQAPLLNVFGGKITTYRKLAEAALEKINEVFPELPEKWTAGVALPGGDFPVEGVTELGAKLAQDYPFLTPYAVRRLIRAYGTEAWDVLGDATTPSDLGEDFGATITARELDWTIQNEWVRSGEDYLWRRTKLGLRLDADARGAVNRYIEARITG comes from the coding sequence ATGACTGATTCCTCGCAAAGCACCGAGATCACCGATCTCTTCATCATTGGCGGCGGCATCAATGGCTGTGGCATCGCGCGCGACGCAGCAGGCCGTGGGCTTTCCGTGACCCTCGCGGAAAAGAACGATCTCGCGTCCGCGACATCCTCGGCCTCGACCAAGCTCTTTCACGGCGGGCTGCGCTATCTTGAATATTTCGAGTTCCGCCTCGTCCAGGAAGCCCTGATCGAACGTGAAGTACTGCTGCGTGCGATGCCGCATATCTCCTGGCCAATGCGCTTTGTGCTGCCCTTTCACAAAGACATGCGGTTCGACAACACCACACCAACCTCCAAACTGCTCACCACCTTCATGCCATGGATGAAAGGCCGCCGCCCTGCGTGGCTGATCCGGCTGGGCCTTTTCATGTACGATACGCTTGGCAAACGCGGCATCCTGCCCGGCACCACGACGGTGGATCTGACCCGTGACGAGGCAGGCAAGCCGCTGCAATCAAAATTCAAAAAGGCCTTTGAATATTCCGACTGCTGGGTCGAGGACGCTCGCCTCGTGGTGCTCAATGCGCGCGACGCCGAAAGCCGCGGCACAGAGATCCTGACCCGCACCGAAGTCATCAACGCCACCCGCCACGCCGATCACTGGGAGATCCGCCTCAGGGATCTTGCCACCGGCGAGGAAGAAACGCGCCGCGCCAAGATGCTCGTCAATGCCGGTGGCCCATGGGTTGCAGATGTGCTGCGCCAGAAGCTGGGCCAGAACAGCCGCGAAAACGTACGCCTCGTGCGCGGCAGCCATATCGTCGTGCCCAAGCTATATGATCATGGGCGCTGCTATTTCTTCCAGGGTCAGGATGGGCGCATCATCTTTGCCATCCCCTACGAGGAAGACTTCACCCTCATCGGCACCACGGATGCAGATCACCCAGATCCCGAAACAAAACCCGTCTGCACCGAGGAAGAGCAGGATTATCTGGTGCGCTTTGCCTCGAACTACTTCGAGCGCCCCGTCACGCGCGAGCAGATCGTCTGGACCTACTCGGGCGTGCGCCCGCTCTATGACGATGGCGCCAGCTCGGCGTCGGCAGCGACGCGTGAATATGTGCTGACACTCGACACCGCCCAAGCCCCTTTGCTCAACGTCTTTGGCGGCAAGATCACCACCTATCGCAAACTCGCCGAAGCCGCGCTCGAGAAGATCAACGAAGTCTTTCCAGAGCTGCCTGAGAAATGGACGGCCGGTGTCGCTCTGCCCGGTGGCGACTTCCCCGTCGAGGGCGTGACGGAACTGGGTGCCAAACTCGCGCAAGACTATCCGTTCCTCACCCCCTATGCCGTGCGCCGCCTGATCCGCGCCTATGGCACCGAGGCTTGGGATGTTCTGGGCGATGCGACCACGCCGTCGGATCTCGGGGAGGATTTTGGCGCGACCATCACCGCGCGCGAATTGGACTGGACCATTCAAAACGAATGGGTGCGCTCCGGAGAGGACTACCTCTGGCGCCGAACCAAACTCGGCCTGCGTCTCGATGCAGACGCTCGCGGTGCCGTCAACCGCTACATCGAGGCGCGCATCACCGGCTAA
- the cobO gene encoding cob(I)yrinic acid a,c-diamide adenosyltransferase, which yields MGKPWVRPARSKTVSDQTSQKSETGISEEEAARHASKMAKKKAARDRMMKTKDGEKGLIIVHTGPGKGKSSSGFGMIMRCIAHGMPSAVVQFIKGAWQTGERTLIEENFSDLCQFYAMGEGFTWETQDKARDIAAARAGWEKAKEMILDEKNTMVLLDEINIALRYEYLDLEEVLEFLVEHKPAMTHVVLTGRNAKEELIEIADLVTEMTQVKHPFRAGIKAQKGVEF from the coding sequence ATGGGCAAACCCTGGGTCAGACCCGCAAGGAGCAAGACAGTGAGCGACCAGACATCCCAAAAGTCCGAAACCGGCATCTCAGAAGAAGAAGCGGCACGCCATGCCTCGAAGATGGCCAAAAAGAAGGCCGCGCGGGACCGGATGATGAAGACGAAAGATGGCGAAAAAGGTCTGATTATTGTTCACACCGGCCCGGGCAAGGGCAAATCCTCTTCGGGATTCGGTATGATCATGCGCTGTATCGCCCATGGCATGCCCTCGGCGGTGGTGCAGTTCATCAAGGGGGCCTGGCAGACCGGCGAACGGACGCTGATCGAGGAAAACTTCTCGGATCTCTGTCAGTTTTACGCGATGGGCGAGGGGTTTACCTGGGAGACGCAGGACAAGGCCCGGGATATTGCCGCTGCGCGCGCGGGCTGGGAAAAGGCCAAGGAGATGATCCTTGATGAGAAGAACACGATGGTTCTGCTCGATGAGATCAACATTGCGCTGCGCTATGAGTATCTTGACCTTGAGGAGGTTCTTGAGTTCCTCGTCGAGCACAAACCGGCGATGACGCATGTGGTGCTCACCGGGCGCAACGCCAAGGAAGAATTGATCGAGATTGCAGATCTGGTCACAGAGATGACTCAGGTGAAGCATCCCTTCCGTGCCGGGATCAAGGCGCAGAAGGGCGTGGAATTCTAA
- a CDS encoding DUF1636 family protein yields the protein MGEIPNQSPDDQSPEDQGPEPVVLTVCTTCRPEGSDPEAPRPGRILADRLAGSALPEGVTVRGVECLSACKRSCTLHLSGGPARWGYIYGDLDPDAHLDEILAGATAYASTEDGFVPWRERPVVFRKQSIARIPPVSMPSVALTPTQAPGAQTEDTPDTPALQSAKD from the coding sequence ATGGGAGAGATCCCCAATCAGAGCCCGGACGATCAAAGCCCAGAGGATCAAGGTCCGGAGCCGGTCGTTCTGACCGTCTGCACCACCTGCCGCCCAGAAGGCAGCGACCCCGAGGCTCCGCGCCCGGGACGTATTCTGGCGGACCGGCTGGCAGGCAGCGCCCTGCCCGAAGGCGTCACCGTCCGTGGGGTGGAATGTCTCTCGGCCTGCAAGCGGTCCTGCACGCTGCATCTATCGGGCGGCCCTGCGCGCTGGGGCTATATCTACGGCGATCTCGACCCCGACGCGCATCTCGACGAGATCCTTGCCGGCGCGACGGCCTATGCCTCGACCGAGGATGGGTTCGTGCCCTGGCGCGAGCGCCCCGTGGTGTTTCGCAAGCAATCCATCGCCCGCATCCCGCCCGTCTCCATGCCAAGTGTTGCGCTCACGCCGACACAAGCCCCCGGCGCTCAGACCGAAGACACCCCAGACACACCTGCGTTGCAAAGCGCAAAGGATTGA
- the cobW gene encoding cobalamin biosynthesis protein CobW: MTSLNKIPVTVITGFLGAGKTTLIRHLMQNPQGKRLAVVVNEFGTAGVDGDILKSCADDNCPAENIMELANGCICCTVADDFIPTIESLMALPEPPEHIVIETSGLALPKPLLKAFDWPAIRSRITVDGVIALADAEAVAKGQFAPDLDAVQAQREADESLDHETPLSEVFEDQIACADIVLLSKADLAGEAGVDKARAIIESEAPRKLPILPMTEGVIDPRVILGLEAAAEDDLDARPSHHDGHHDHEHDDFESIVVEMGEVSDPEDLQKRIIEMARSRNILRVKGYVAVEGKPMRMLVQAVGERLRAQYDQPWGAQERKTQLVVIAEHDNVDTAGIHADLGA, translated from the coding sequence ATGACCTCATTGAACAAGATCCCCGTCACCGTCATCACCGGCTTTCTGGGCGCGGGCAAAACCACATTGATCCGTCACCTGATGCAGAACCCGCAGGGCAAGCGCCTCGCTGTGGTGGTGAACGAATTTGGCACCGCCGGTGTGGATGGCGACATCCTGAAATCCTGCGCGGATGACAACTGCCCCGCAGAGAACATCATGGAGCTCGCAAACGGCTGCATCTGCTGCACCGTGGCGGATGATTTCATCCCCACCATCGAGAGCCTGATGGCGCTGCCCGAACCGCCCGAACACATCGTTATCGAGACCTCTGGCCTGGCGCTGCCCAAACCGCTGCTCAAGGCCTTTGATTGGCCCGCGATCCGCTCGCGCATCACCGTTGACGGTGTGATCGCTCTGGCTGATGCCGAGGCCGTCGCCAAGGGCCAGTTTGCCCCAGATCTGGACGCCGTGCAGGCCCAGCGCGAGGCAGACGAGAGCCTCGATCACGAAACCCCGCTCTCCGAAGTCTTTGAAGATCAGATCGCCTGCGCCGATATCGTACTGTTGTCCAAGGCCGATCTCGCCGGTGAGGCCGGTGTCGACAAAGCCCGCGCGATCATCGAATCTGAGGCCCCGCGCAAACTGCCGATCCTGCCGATGACCGAAGGCGTGATCGATCCTCGCGTGATCCTCGGACTGGAAGCTGCGGCCGAAGACGACCTTGATGCCCGCCCGAGCCATCACGACGGACATCACGATCACGAACATGACGATTTTGAATCGATCGTGGTCGAAATGGGCGAAGTATCCGACCCCGAAGACCTGCAAAAACGGATCATCGAGATGGCCCGCAGCCGCAACATCCTGCGGGTGAAGGGCTATGTGGCCGTGGAAGGAAAACCGATGCGAATGCTGGTACAAGCGGTGGGCGAACGTCTGCGCGCGCAATACGACCAACCCTGGGGCGCACAGGAGCGTAAAACCCAGCTGGTGGTGATCGCCGAGCATGATAACGTCGACACAGCAGGCATCCACGCCGATCTCGGGGCCTGA